Proteins found in one Plasmodium chabaudi chabaudi strain AS genome assembly, chromosome: 5 genomic segment:
- a CDS encoding orotidine 5'-phosphate decarboxylase, putative has protein sequence MHFKTKLKNRRSEVNTCLCIGLDPDENDIRNFMNNEEKNGYKNVKNNMNSNNNGIENTIKIGKEILLTDGENIQKLSEEDKFFYFFNHFCFYIINNTKEYALIYKMNFAFYIPYGSVGINVLKNVFDYLNSMNIPTMLDIKINDIGNTVKNYRKFIFEYLKSDSCTMNVYMGTNMLKDVLCDYEKNKYYSGYVLIKTSNEDSFIFQNKLSINDKQAYIVMAEETQKMATDLKIDQNDECVGFVIGSNAFEEMKIIRNKFPDAYILSPGIGAQNGDLYKTLKNGYNKDYEKLLINVGRAITKSPDPKKAAESYYNQIIQIFKDIENGGNTEQV, from the coding sequence atgcattttaaaactaaattaaaaaatcgaaGAAGTGAAGTAAATACCTGCTTGTGTATTGGGTTGGATCctgatgaaaatgatataagAAACTTTATGAacaatgaagaaaaaaatggatataaaaatgtcaAAAACAACATGAacagtaataataatggaatAGAAAATACCATCAAAATAGGAAAGGAAATACTACTAACAGATGGAGAAAATATACAGAAATTAAGTGAAGAAGataagtttttttatttctttaatcatttttgtttttatataattaataatacaaaagaaTATGCtttgatatataaaatgaattttgCATTTTACATTCCATATGGCTCAGTTGgaataaatgttttaaaaaatgtgtttgattatttaaatagtaTGAATATACCAACTATGctagatataaaaataaatgatatcGGAAATACagttaaaaattatagaaaatttatatttgaataCTTAAAAAGTGATTCATGTACTATGAATGTATATATGGGAACAAATATGTTAAAGGATGTTTTATGtgattatgaaaaaaataagtattaTAGTGGTTATGTACTTATTAAAACGTCAAATGAAGATTCGTTCATTTTCCAAAATAAACTTTCGataaatgataaacaaGCATATATAGTTATGGCAGAAGaaacacaaaaaatggCAACCGATTTAAAAATCGATCAAAATGATGAATGTGTTGGTTTTGTTATTGGTTCAAATGCTTTCgaagaaatgaaaataatccGAAATAAATTCCCAGAcgcttatattttatcaccAGGAATAGGAGCACAAAATGgagatttatataaaacccTTAAAAATGGCTATAACAAagattatgaaaaattattaataaatgttgGAAGAGCTATAACAAAAAGTCCAGATCCAAAAAAGGCTGCGGAATCCTACTATAATcaaattattcaaatttttaaagaCATAGAAAATGGTGGTAATACTGAACAAGTGtag
- a CDS encoding HORMA domain protein, putative, with product METYLYEFIEAFTHLMLYIMNIYSSEYFEKKRKFNTLVWHCVNNQIEVYIQQALNPIKKFILDKSLYKYKLIFKNLKDQVLKIYTIEFEQFYKTHSTEISYSSIENFVWDFFTYAEMCLTEQNNIEKTFEIAFDLMKDYEDNPEVKESLRDEWELIPHESQNIYKKQILKSMHVSDNNDPRVVCQIYVESCLE from the exons atggaaacttatttatatgagtTTATTGAAGCTTTCACTCATTTAATgctttatataatgaatatatattcttctG aatattttgaaaaaaagagaaagtTCAATACTTTAGTTTG GCATTGTGTAAATAATCAGATCGaggtatatatacaacaG GCACTAAAccctataaaaaaatttattttagaTAAAAgtttatacaaatataaactaatttttaaaaatttaaaagatcaagtattaaaaatatatacgaTCGAATTtgaacaattttataaaactcATAGTACAGAAATTAGCTATTCTTCCattgaaaattttgtttgGGATTTCTTTACATATGCTGAAATGTGCCTAACCGAGCAAAATAACATAg aGAAAACATTTGAAATTGCATTCGATTTAATGAAAGACTATGAAGACAATCCCGAAGTAAAAGAGAGCTTAAGGGATGAATGGGAATTAATACCTCACGAAA gtcaaaatatatacaaaaaacaaattttaaaaagtatgCACGTTTCTGATAATAATGATCCTCGAGTTGTATGCCAA aTATACGTGGAAAGTTGTCTAGAGTAA